GCCGACCCCGGTCGTGGCCGACGAGCTGGCCGCGCGCCGGCGCCGGAACGCGTCGTGGCTGATCGCGGGCGGCGCGGTCGCGGTGGCTGCGGCCGGTGCTGCTGGTGGTGGTCCCCGCGCGACGGTCCCGCGAGGCCACCGACGGGCCGGTCCGCGGCGCGACGGCCACGCCGCGATCGCCGCCCGCGTCGAGGCGACGGGCGGCGCCCCGCGACTCACCTGGACGCCGATCGCGGGCGTCGACGGCTACCGGATCACCGTGTACCGCGGCGACGGCCGGGTCGCCTGGGGCCCGATCGACGCCGCCGCGCCGCCGCTCGACCTCCCGTCCGCGGCGAGCTTGCCGCCGGGACGCTACCGCTGGCGGGTCGAGGCGGTCGACGACGGCCGCGCCACCGCACGCTCGCCGCTGCTCGAGCTGGTGGTCGAGCGATGATCGGGCGCGCCGCGATCGGCGCGCTGATCGTGGCGATCTCGGCTCGGGGCGCGGGCGCCGACACCACGCTCAGCAGCAGCGACAACGGCCTCGATCTGCCGACCCGGATCACCCGTCACCTGGCCAGCGCCGAGGCCGCGACCGCGGGCGGCGACCGCGACCGCGCGGCCGAGGCCCGGACCTATGCGTGCGTCGCGGCGATCTACGCCGCCGATCCGCGCACCGGCGCGCTGTGCACGACAGCGCAGACCGCGGCCGCGCCGTTCCCACGACGAGCGGCCCAGCTCGCGGCGTACCTGAGCTGCGCGGCGGCGTGGACGCTCGACTGGTCGCGCGCGCGGGCGCTCGCCGCGACCGCGCTGGCGCTCGACGCCGACCGCGCTGGCAGCGAGACGATGGCCGACGACGGCCGGCGCGCCAGCCACCTGTGCCTCGGCGCGGTGGCGATCGAGCAAGGCCTGTACGACGAGGCCGAGCGCGAGCTAGACACGTTCGCGGCGCTCTCGGTCGAGGCCGGCGACCGCGGCTTCGAGTCGGCGGCGCGGACCTGGCAATGTCGGCTCGACGCCGCCACCGGCCAGTGGGCCCGGGCCCGGGAGCGCTGTCGGCGCGGCGAGGAGCTGGCCGATCAGCTCGGCGACCGCTGGCGTCGCAGCGCCGCCCGGTGGCAGCGCGGCAACGTCGAGTTTGCGGTGGCCGGGGCCGCGGCGGCGGCGGCGCTGTGGGAGGCCGGGCTGGCGGACGCCATCGCGGCCCAGGCGCCGTTCCAGGTCAGCGCGCTGCGGGTCGACCTGGCGGAGGCGTACGTCGAACTCGGCCGGCTCGACGAAGCCGCCGTGCTGATCGCCGATCACGAGCGCGCCCGCCGAGCCTCGGGCCTGCCCGACAGCTACGAGCGCCAGGTCGCGATCGTGGACGGGGCGCTGCGCGCGTCGCGGGGCGATCTGGTCGGCGCGATCGCGGCGTTCGACACCGCCGCGACGTCGTCCATGTACGGCGTGCGGCTGTTCGCGCTGACGCACCGGGCGCGGGCGCAGGTGGCGCTCGGCCAGCTCGCGGCGGCCCGGGCGTCGCTGACCGCGGCCGTCGACGAGATCGAGCGCGCCAGCCACCACACCACGGGCGACGAGCAGCGCCGCGCGTACATCGACCGCCACAGCGACGTGTTCCGGGGGCTGACGATGCTCGAGCTCGCCGTCGGTGGCCCCGACGCGCCGGCGCGGGCGCCGGCGGCGGCCGAGGCCGGGCGCGCGCGGACGCTGCTCGACGCGGTCCGCGCGGCGGGTGGCGTGGCGCCGGCGGCGGAAGCGGTCGACGTCGAGCGCATGCAGGCGGCGC
The genomic region above belongs to Myxococcales bacterium and contains:
- a CDS encoding CHAT domain-containing protein, with amino-acid sequence MIGRAAIGALIVAISARGAGADTTLSSSDNGLDLPTRITRHLASAEAATAGGDRDRAAEARTYACVAAIYAADPRTGALCTTAQTAAAPFPRRAAQLAAYLSCAAAWTLDWSRARALAATALALDADRAGSETMADDGRRASHLCLGAVAIEQGLYDEAERELDTFAALSVEAGDRGFESAARTWQCRLDAATGQWARARERCRRGEELADQLGDRWRRSAARWQRGNVEFAVAGAAAAAALWEAGLADAIAAQAPFQVSALRVDLAEAYVELGRLDEAAVLIADHERARRASGLPDSYERQVAIVDGALRASRGDLVGAIAAFDTAATSSMYGVRLFALTHRARAQVALGQLAAARASLTAAVDEIERASHHTTGDEQRRAYIDRHSDVFRGLTMLELAVGGPDAPARAPAAAEAGRARTLLDAVRAAGGVAPAAEAVDVERMQAALAPDAVLIEYVVLDDRAVALRVDQRGIAAVPLPAIDDGAALAARIDFYRDLVAEVDDPAALDEAGAALYRDLLAPVVGASPTGTLIIAADGPLHGLPFEALRVGGQFLIERVELTSTPSATMLATARRPDTATAPMLAVGAPALSDALPPLPEAARELAAVAGTLATAPVTLAGAEATERALRQTLPERFHVLHFATHAVLDDALPLRSGLALTVDDGDDGWLRADEIYRMDLGADLVVLSACRTSAGAPSSSEGPLEPGAPSSTPGPAR